The Caldicellulosiruptor obsidiansis OB47 genome segment TATGAGAAAAAGTACAATTATAACTCCTACAAGGGTTGTCATCATCGCAAGTTCTTCCTTTTCAGCTTTTATAAGCACCTGATTTACAAGGTACAGGATGATACCTATTATTGCTATCTTGAAAATCAAATCTATTCCATTCATCAATTCTTACACCTCAACCCACTTACAGAAGTAATATGCAAAGAGATACTCCACAAAAAATCCCAAGCACTGCAAACAATTTGCTATTTTTTTTGTACTTTAGTTTGTAAACATCGTAGTATTCTCTAAGTTCTCTAATTCCTTCATCCAAAACCTTTTCTATTTCGTTTATAGAATAAAAAGCTATGACATTAAAAAGACTAATAAGAAGCCTATGAAGATTCTCATCAAGTTGATAAATATTTTTAACATCACTTTGGTTTTTCCCTATGGATAAAAAGTAGTATTCAATTACCTGATTAAACTTACTTTCCTCTTTGAGCTTGAAATTTTCCAAAATCTCGGCAAACGTCAAACGTGCTGAAATTACATTTGCTTTTGCATATGTAAAAAACACTATCATATGGTTTACAATCTTTACCTGCTGCCACAACTTCAAGGTTTGATAGTACCCAATCATGCAAGATGAAAAGATAATCAAAACCGAACCAATTACCTTAATCACCATTTCTCTCTTCACCCAGCGACAGTATTTTTTCAATGGTCCCGGGACCGTTTCTGGAACTTAAGACAATCACCTTTTCAAAAACACCCTGATTGATTATCTTTCTTGAAAACTCTCTCATATAAATGTCTTTTACCGACTCTGCATGCATTGTTGCAATTATCTTCACACCCATCTTTGACGCTTCACAAACTGCCAAATAATCAGAAGGCGACCCGAGCTCATCCATCGCAATTATCTGAGGATTTAAACTTCTTACAGCCATTAAAACCCCTCTGAGCTTATCCACCCCGTCCAACACAAAGGTTCTGATACCAATCTCCCTTCTGTCATTATCTACCATGCAAATCTCAGACCTTTCATCAATTACCACTACTCTAAATCCTCTTCCTGCCAAAATTCCTTCACCAGAACTCAAGATTCTTACAATGTTCCTGAGAAGCGTAGTCTTCCCGCAACCAGGCGGGGAGATTATGAGAGTGTTATAGATACTAACAAGATTTTCTTTCACTGCATGTTTTAAGATTCTCTCAGGTTCAATTCTCACCGTTTTAGAAATTCTTATATTAAGCCCACTGATTGAGTTAACAAACCCCTGTTTGCTTCCATTTTCAAAGGTGAATTTTCCGGCAACTCCCACTCTATGTCCACCATCAACTGTGAAATATCCCTGGAGTATGTTTTTTTCATATGTAAACAGAGAGTTGTTTGTCAGCCTGCTTATACATTTGTTTAAAATTTCTTTTGTAATTATCAAACTTTCAAAGACATACTCTCTTTTACCAATTACAATTAGTGGACAGTTCAAGTTTATTTTTATCTCACAAATTTCATGAAGATTTTCTTCAAAGGTTGTTTTGATTGTGTAAACAATCTCGGCAGGAAGTCTGTCAAGGAGTTTTTCAACTTCTGTATTTACACTTGCAACTGCCATTAAGACCTCACATTCCTTTCTCATTTGTTCTATATTAAATTATTATTATGTTACCCAGAAGATTATGAGAAAAAAATAAGAGCTGCAAATTTTGATTCTTTGCAGCTCTCGCAAAGCCTTTACAAATATTTACTCTTCCAGTGTAAAGTTTATCCTCTCTATAGAAACTGCTTTGCCGGTGTTGTTATCAACTTCAAATACGATTCCGTTGAACTGAGCTTTACCTTTGGCAACCTCAAATCTGACAGGAAGAAGGGTTGTGAATTTTTGAATTACAATATCCTTGTCAACACCCAACACAGAGTCATACGGCCCTGTCATACCAATATCCGTTATATAGGCTGTACCGTTTGGAAGTATTTTTTCATCTGCTGTTTGCACATGTGTGTGAGTCCCATATACGCAAGAAACACGACCATCAACATAAAAACCAAGGGCTATTTTCTCTGATGTGGCCTCTGCATGAAGATCAACAATGATTATCCGACAATCTATTTTTTTTAAAATCTCATCTATTTTCCTAAACGGACAGTCCAAGTTTTCCATAAAAACTCTACCACAGAGGTTAATAACTGCAAATTTTATATTATTTTTCTCAAACACATTATATCCTCTTCCGGGGGTTGTTCCCTCGGGATAATTTGCGGGTCTTATTATCCTGGTCTCACTTTCTATGAAAGAAAAAATCTCTTTATTTGCCCACACATGGTTCCCCATTGTCATAACATCAATTCCTATAGAAAAAAGCTCATCAGCAACCTTTTTGGTAAGTCCATTACCGCCTGCAGCATTCTCACAGTTGGCAATTACAACATCTATCTTGTAGTTTTCCTTGAGTTTAGAGAGGGTGCTCTTTAGAATGTTTCTCCCCGGCCTTCCAACAACATCTCCTATAGCTAAAAATCTCATTCCATACCTCCAGATATTTTCCAGAATAAATTTATAAAAAGCGTGTCTTGTTCAAAGCTTTTAAAAGCCATGAACAAAACACGCTTTTTTTCTCATTTTGCATATTCAACTGCTCGAACTTCTCTGATTACATTTACCTTTATCTGACCTGGATAATCAAGCTCACTTTCAATTCTCTTTACTATCTCTCTTGCCATTATAACAATATCATCGTCACTCACATGGTCAGGCTTTACCATTATTCTTATCTCTCTTCCTGCTTGAATTGCATAAGCTTTTTCAACACCATCAAAAGAATTCGCAATTTCTTCAAGCTTCTGAAGTCTTTTGATATAAGACTCAAGAGATTCTCTTCGAGCTCCTGGTCGTGCCGCTGAAACAGAGTCAGCAGCCTGAATTAACACATTGTAAATTGACCTTGTTTCCATCTCACCGTGATGCCCACCAATCGCTTCAAGGACATCCGGGTTTGTCTCCTTGTATTTTTTAGCAAGCTCATAACCAATCAGGGCATGTGACCCTTCCATTTCATGGTCAACTGCTTTGCCAATGTCATGCAAAAGCCCTGCACGCTTTGCAATACTCTGGTCAAGACCGAGCTCTGCTGCCATGATACCTGCTATGTTTGCTACCTCAATAGAATGTGCAAGAACATTTTGACCATAGCTTGTTCTGTACTTAAGTTTCCCTACGAGCTTAATGAGTTCTGGATGCAAGTTGTGAATTCCAAGCTCAAATACAACCCTTTCTCCTTCTTCTCGAATCTTATTCTCAACCTCTCGTTTTGCTTTTTCGTACATTTCTTCAATTCGCGCAGGATGTATTCGCCCATCTAAAATAAGCTTTTCTAACGTGAGTTTTGCTATCTCACGCCTTATCGGGTCAAACCCTGATAATATTACTGCCTCGGGTGTGTCGTCAATTATAAGGTCAATTCCTGTAACAGTCTCAAATGTCTTAATATTTCTACCTTCTCTACCTATGATTCTACCTTTCATCTCATCATTTGGGAGTGTCACAACAGAAACAGTGTTTTCTGCAACATAGTCTGATGAATAGCGCTGGATAGCAGTAGCAATAATTTCTCGGGCTTTTTTGTCAGCTTCTTCTTTCGCTTGCTGTTCAAGCTCTTTTATCATGAGCGCAACATCATGTTTGACATCCTGTTCAACACTCTTGAGTATAATTTGTTTTGCTTCTTCCTGAGTGAGCCCAGAAATTCTTTGCAGCTCTTCCTGCTCTTTTTGTTTTAAAAGTTCGATCTCCTCTTGAAGTTTTTGAATATCCTTCAGCTTCTGATTGAGCTGCTCTTCTTTTTCCTCTACAGACGCCATCTTTTTGTCAAGCATCTCTTCTTTTTGAATAAGTCTTCTTTCGAACCTCTGAAGCTCTGCTCTTCGCTCTCTTACTTCCCTGTCGAATTCGCTCCTTGCTCTGTGTATCTCTTCTTTTGCAAGGAGTGTTGCCTCCTTTTTGTATGCCTCGGCCTGTTTTCTGGCCTCCTCAACAATTCTTTGGGCTTCTTGTTCAGCACTTTTTATGGTCTTCTCAGCAATCTTCTTTCTATATAAATAGCCCAAGAAAAAGGCAACCATTGATGCTACCAAAGCAATTACTATAGTAACTACAAGTTTCAATGTCTCACTAATCTTTTGCACCTCCTTTGTGTTGAATAAGTTAATGATAGATTATAAAAAACTGTTTCAATTAAATTTTATTACTTTTTGCACACAGTGTCAACAATGGCGGCTTCTCAATAATCTAAGAATTCTCTAATTTTTTCAACCACCGTATTGTAGTCATATCCTCTTGCCACAAACCACTTAATAACCTTTAAAATCTCTTTGCTATCCTCTTTACTTATTCTCTTTAACTTCTTTTGCAAAAGCTTTACAAGAATTTCTTTATCATTTTCAGACTTTAAATTTAGCTTTGAAATTGTGGATGATTTGAACCCATTTTTCCGCAAAAGCTGTAATAACTCAAAGCTTGACTTTCTCTTTTGATACTTATTTACAAGCTTTTTGGCAGCCTCCAGCTCATCAATGTATCCGCTGTTAACAAAATAAGCTACCGCTTTCAAAGCAGTAGCCGAATCATACCCGCGGGAAAGCAAATATTTGTAATATCCATATTCAGATTTGAGTGGATACCTTTGAATGTAGCTTACCAGCAACTTTTTTGCACTTTTAAGACCACTTTCAAATAAAACCTCTTCCAATTCTTTTTGGTCTATCTCATCTTTTGCATACAATTTTCTTTCAAGATAGACCTCTCTGTCTATCTCAACTTCTTTACCATCGTCAAAAACAAGCAAAGCTCTATTTCCAACTATCTTTTTATCCAATATCCTCATTAATTTCACCACTCAACAGCAAATCCTCATCAGAAATCTCTGCTGTTGTCTTTATCTTCTCAAATGCAAGGTTTGCATTCTGCCTTATCTTTTCAATTATCTCCTGCATTATATCAGGATTTTCTTTCAAAAACTGTTTTGCATTCTCTCTACCCTGACCAATCTTCTGACCGTTGTAGGTATACCACGCCCCACTCTTTTGAATAACATCGATGTTAACTGCAACATCTAAAACATTTCCTTCTTTTGAGATTCCTTCTCCATAAATCAAATCAAACTCAGCCTCTTTAAACGGTGGTGCAACCTTATTCTTAACAACCTTAACCTTTACCTTACTGCCTATCGGTTGCCCTTGAGACTTGATAATTTCACCTTTTCTAACCTCTAATCTGACAGATGCATAGAACTTAAGCGCTCTACCACCTGGTGTTGTCTCAGGATTACCAAACATTACACCAACCTTTTCACGAAGCTGGTTTATGAATATGACTGTAGTCTTTGTCTTACTTGTAATTCCAGCAAGCTTTCTGAGCGCCTGTGACATGAGCCTTGCTTGAAGCCCAACATGCGCCTCTCCCATTTCACCATCAATTTCCGCCTGAGGTACAAGCGCTGCAACAGAATCAATTACAATAACATCTATTGCATTACTTCTAACAAGTGCCTCCACAATCTCCAAAGCTTGCTCGCCACTGTCTGGCTGGGAAACAATAAGATTGTTTATGTCAACACCAAGCTTTTTAGCATAAAATGGATCAAGCGCATGCTCAGCGTCAATAAATGCTGCCTCACCACCCATTTTCTGCGCCTCTGCAATTATGTGAAGCGCAATGGTGGTCTTCCCAGATGACTCTGCACCATAAATCTCTACAATCCTGCCTCGCGGAACTCCTCCAACACCAAGCGCAATGTCCAACGAAAGCGCACCTGTAGGTATAACATCAATATTTTCTTTTGCCATCTCGCCAAGCTTCATTATAGCGCCTTTACCGTAAGCCTTCTCAATTTCCATAATAACCTTGTCTAAAGCTTTTTTCCTATCTAAGTTTTCCATTTTTAACCCCCATCTTTTCGAACATATGTTTAGAATTATTATATACTTTTGTCTCTAACATTTCAATAATCAATTATCTTTTTTCTCAAAATGTTGAGGGCAGCCTTTGAAGTCATATCTTTTATCCTTAATCTGTCACCTGAAAACCTAAATTCAAAACTCTCACAATTATCTTTTGTTGCAATACCAATATATACAAGCCCAACAGGTTTTGTTTCACTTCCACCGCCTGGACCTGCAATTCCCGTCACAGACAGAGCAATGTGTGCAAGAGAGTTTGAAAGTGCTCCCTGTGCCATATATTTTGCCGTTTGAGAACTTACCGCTCCGTACTCTTTCAAAACTTGTTCTGGAACACCAAGCAGTTTCATCTTAGCTTCATTTGAATATACTATGAATCCTCTGTCAAATACTTCGGATGCACCTGGAACGTTGGTAATTTTGTTACAGATAAGCCCTCCCGTGCATGACTCGGCAATGCTAACCTTTAATCTCTTTTCTGCAAGTAAACTTACCACAACTTCTTCCAATAGCTGCCCATCAACACCATAAATATACTCTCCTAAACGCTCTCTTATTCTATCTTCCATCGATTGAAGAAGTGATTTTGCTATTTCTTCACTCTCTTTTTTTGTTGTAATTCTCAGCTCAACTTCAAACGGCTTTGCATAAAGAGCTAAAGTCGGATCTGTCTGAGAGAGAATTAAATCCTTCAGAGCCTCTTCAATAGAAGATTCACCTATTCCTACAAATTTTAAAACTCTTGAGTAAATCTTTTGTTTTGAAAATCTCTCTAAATAAGGCAAGACTTGTTCTTCAAACATGGGCTGCATCTCAAAAGGAGGTCCAGGAAGTAAAATCGCAATCTTGCCGTCTTTTTCAATGATAAGTCCAGGTGCCGTACCATTTTTGTTGTGAAGAACTTTTGCACCTTCGGGAACGTATGCCTGTTTTTTATTAATTTCGGGCATATTTACCTGTCTGCGTTCGAAAAACTTTTCAATTCTTCTTAATACATCTTCATCCAGCACAAGCGTCAAACCAAAATAATCTGCTACTGCTTCTTTTGTAATGTCATCAGATGTTGGACCAAGCCCTCCTGTAAAAATCAATATATCAGCTCTTTTTACAGCTGTATCAATCGCTATTTTGAGCCTTTCCATATTATCTCCAACAGTTGTCTGAAAATAAAGATCAATACCAAGTTCAGCTAATTTCTGAGCAAGATATTGGCTATTTGTATTTAAAATCTGACCAAGTAACAGTTCTGTACCAACACTTATTACTTCAGATATCATGAATTTCTCCTCACTTTTTTGTAAAATCTATTACTTTCCAGTTAGTTTTTATATAATCAAAACCTGAATAAATTGTTAAAATTACTGCAATATATAACATTATTTTGTCAAAAGGAAATCCCATAAGAACAAAGGGATAATTGTCAATCAAAAGAAGCACAACTGCTATAATCTGACTTATCGTCTTGAGTTTCCCCCATACATTAGCAGAAATAACCATCCCTTCAGCTGCTGCAACCATTCTAAGACCTGTTACAATAAACTCTCTTCCAATTATAATCATAGCAACCCAGGAAGAAACCTTTTGTAGCTCCACCAAGCATACAAGTGCTGCTGTTATTAATAGTTTATCTGCAAGAGGGTCTAAGAATTTACCAAAATTTGTTACGATTTTTCTTGTTCTTGCTATATACCCGTCTAAACTGTCAGTAATTGCTGCTACTATAAATATAACTGCTGCAATCACCTTAGAATATGGTACACTACTGTAAAGCAAAAAAAACATAAACACAGGGATTAAAAATATTCTTACACTTGTTAGAATATTTGCAACATTCATAAAATTATCTCTCCTACTAAATCATACTCAAACGCATCTAGTATTTTTACCTTGACAAACTGACCAGCTGTCAATCTGTTTTTGGAAAATACTAAAACTTTCCCGTCAACCTCCGGGGCTTCAAACTGACTCCTACCAATGTAAAAGTTATTTCTATCTTTTGCTTCGATAACCACTTCGTATTCTTTCCCAATTCGTTTTCTGTTTTGTTTCTTAGAAATTTTTCTTTGGATATTTAAAACCTTTTCATATCTTCTCTGTTTTATATCTTCGTCAACCTGAGGAAGCTGCGAAGCAAGCGTCCCTTCCTCTTGAGAATACATAAAAGCACCAAGCCTGTCAAACTCTGCCCATTTTAAAAAACTGCAAAGCTCTTCAAACTCTTCGTCAGTTTCTGTGGGAAATCCGACTAAAATTGTTGTTCTTATGACAACCTCATCAAAACTTTCTCTTATTTTTTCTATCAGTCTTCTTATACTTTCCTTTGTTGATTTTCTGTTCATAAGTTTTAATATTCTATCGTTTACATGCTGAACTGGAATGTCAAAATAATTAACCACTTTAGAAGAAAATTTTACTACATTTACGAAATTTTCGTCTAAATCCTCAGGATAAGAGTACAAAAATCTTATCCATTTTATTTTTTCAATCTTTTCAAGCTCTTCAAGCAAAGCAGGCAACATTTTTTTACCATATATGTCTGTGCCATACTTTGTAGTATCCTGAGCCGTGAGAATAATCTCCTTATATCCTCTTTCTGCTAATTCTTTTGCCTCTCTTACTATATCTTCAATAGGTCTGCTTGTATATTTGCCCCTGATAAGCGGTATGGAGCAATAAGAGCATCTGTTGTTGCACCCTTCTGCAATTTTTATGTATGCATAATAACTGGGTGTTGCAATTACTCTTGGCATTGAACTAGAATATACAAACGATGATGCATCATTGAACACTTTTATCCTCTGCTTACCTTCATATAAATCTTTTATTACATCGGGTAGCTTCAACATTTCTTTTACACCAAGTATTGCATCAATCTCTGGCATCTGCTCTAATATTTCATCTTTGTATCTTTGCGTCAAACATCCTGTTACTATCAAAAATTTGCATTTTTTGTTCTTATATTCAGCCATGTCTAATATGGTGTCTATGGATTCCTGTTTTGCATCATTTATAAAACCACATGTATTTACAACAATAACATCAGCATCCTCTGCATTGGAGGTTATTTCAAATCCTGCCTCTACACATGCACCCATCATTATTTCACTATCAACAAGATTTTTGTTACATCCCAACGAGACAAATCCAATCTTTACCAACCCTTGGCACTCCTTTATATTAGATTGTTTTGAAGCATGGTAGCAAAAAGCGTGTTTTTCATAAGCATAGCAACTGTCATTGGTCCTACACCACCGGGAACAGGTGTAATAAACGATGCCACTTTTTCTACTGTTTCAAAGTCAACATCACCAACAAGTTTCTGGGTAGCATCGTCCCTGTTTATTCCAACGTCAATTACAACTGCTCCTTCTTTTACCATTTCAGATGTGACAAACCTTGGCTTTCCAACTGCAGCAACAAGGATATCTGCCTGTTTGCAAATCTCTTTTAAATCTTTTGTATATGAATGACAAATGGTAACTGTTGCGTTTTCTCTCAAAAGAAGCAAAGCCAAGGGCTTCCCAACAATATTGCTTCTTCCTATCACAACAGCATGTTTCCCTTTTATCTCTATATTTTCTCTTTTTAAAAGCTCAATAATCCCAAATGGTGTGCACGGTTTGATTGCTCTTTCAAACTCTATGCCAGTTGCAACCATTCCAACATTGAGCGGATGAAACCCGTCAACATCCTTGTGTGGAAGGATTTTTGTGCAAATCCTTTTCTCATCAAGTCCATTTGGCAACGGAAGCTGAACCAATATGCCGTTTATTTTCTCATCCCTGTTTAGTCTGTCAATTAAGCTCTCAAGCTCTTCTTGAGTTGTGTCTTTGCTCAGGGCAAACTCCACAGAATTTATTCCAACCTCGCTACATGCTTTTTTCTTGGAATTCACGTAGCTTCTGGATGCCGGGTCATCTCCCACAATCACAACAGCCAGCGTTGGCTCTATTCCTCTTTGTTTTAGTTTTTTAACCTCAATCTTTACTTCATTTTTTATTTCTTGCGCTATTTTTTTTCCGTCTATTATCTTTGCTGACACTTTTATTACCTCCATCTTCTGGTTTTGGTGGAATCAAGCAATCTTTACCATATCCTATCAAATCTTCTCTTTTTGCTATCTTCAAAGCCTCATACACTAAATCATAATTTTTTGGGTTGTGAAAATGCAAAAGAGCTCTTTGCATCATCTTTTCTTTTAATGTCTTTGGAACATAGACCTTTTCTAAGGTAAATGGATCTAATTCGGTGTAATACATTGTAGTTGATACAGTTCCGGGTGTTGGATAAAAGTCCTGAACTTGTTCTGGTACAAACCCATTTCTTTTTAGAAACACTGCAAGCTCAATTGCATCTTCAAGGGTTGTTCCCGGATGTCCTGACATAAGATAAGGAATGATATACTGTTTTTTATTCAGTCTTTTATTTGTCTCAAAATATTCTCTCACAAACTTTTCATACACCTCTTTAGGAGGCTTACCCATATATTTTAACACATTATTGGAGATATGTTCAGGTGCTATTTTTAACTGACCAGAAATATAGTACATGCAGAGCTTTTCCAAAAACTTTCTGTAGTTTTTGTCAAGTAAAAGGTAGTCATACCTTATCCCCGACCTTATAAATACCTTCTTCACACCTTTTATCTTTCTTATCTTCTCTAAAAGTTCAAAATATTCGCTGTGGTCAACTTCCAAATTTTTGCACGGCTGTGGAAAAAGACACTGCCTATTTTTGCAAGCACCTCTTTCAAATTGGAGACTGCACGCAGAATTTCTGAAATTTGCAGTAGGTCCACCAACATCGTGAATATATCCCTTAAAATCGGGAAGTTTTGTTAGCTTTTTTACTTCCTCTAAGATTGACTTCTGGCTCCTTTTTTGAATGATCCTTCCCTGATGAAAGTGAAGAGCACAGAAATTACAGCCTCCAAAGCACCCTCTGTGAGATACAATGCTGAACTTGACCTCTTCCAGTGCTTTTATACCGCCTTCTTTTTCATAAATGGGATGATAGTTTCGCTCATATGGCAGAGAATAAACATAGTCCATCTCTTCCACTGTCAAAGGCTTTGCTGGCGGATTTTGAACCACATATAAATTTTTATGTGGCTGAACAATTATCTTTCCTGTGTACGGGTTTTGTTCCCTGTACTGAATAGCAAAAGCACGGGCATACGCCATCTTGTCTTCTTTCACTTTTTCATAGCTGTCAATGATGATGTAGTCTTTTCCCTCAAGATGCTGAATATCCTTTGTTACATAACACGTCCCTTGAACATCTCTTATCTCTTTTATGTTCTCTCCTTTTTTGAGCCTTGGTAGAATCTCAAACAATGGCTTTTCACCCATTCCGTATATCAAAAGGTCAGCACTGCTGTCTATTAATATCGAAGCTCTCACTTTATCCGACCAGTAATCATAATGAGCAAACCTTCGCAAAGAAGCCTCTATACCGCCAATTATGATGGGAATATCACCATACTCTCTTCTTATCAAATTACAATAAACAATTGTTGCTCTGTTTGGTCTTTTTCCCCTTTTCATACCAGGCGAATAATAATCCTCGCTCCGTGGTTTTTTAAATGAAGTGTAATGTGCAACCATGGAGTCAAGGTTCCCTGCCGATACCAAAAAAGCAATCCGCGGTCTTCCCAACACTGTTATGCTTTTTGAGTCTTTCCAGTCAGGTTGAGGAATTATTCCAATTCTAAAACCATAATCTTCTATTATTCGTGATATTATTGCATGGCCAAAAGATGGATGGTCAACATACGCA includes the following:
- a CDS encoding YgiQ family radical SAM protein, coding for MAFLPICREDMKKRGWDELDFVFVCGDAYVDHPSFGHAIISRIIEDYGFRIGIIPQPDWKDSKSITVLGRPRIAFLVSAGNLDSMVAHYTSFKKPRSEDYYSPGMKRGKRPNRATIVYCNLIRREYGDIPIIIGGIEASLRRFAHYDYWSDKVRASILIDSSADLLIYGMGEKPLFEILPRLKKGENIKEIRDVQGTCYVTKDIQHLEGKDYIIIDSYEKVKEDKMAYARAFAIQYREQNPYTGKIIVQPHKNLYVVQNPPAKPLTVEEMDYVYSLPYERNYHPIYEKEGGIKALEEVKFSIVSHRGCFGGCNFCALHFHQGRIIQKRSQKSILEEVKKLTKLPDFKGYIHDVGGPTANFRNSACSLQFERGACKNRQCLFPQPCKNLEVDHSEYFELLEKIRKIKGVKKVFIRSGIRYDYLLLDKNYRKFLEKLCMYYISGQLKIAPEHISNNVLKYMGKPPKEVYEKFVREYFETNKRLNKKQYIIPYLMSGHPGTTLEDAIELAVFLKRNGFVPEQVQDFYPTPGTVSTTMYYTELDPFTLEKVYVPKTLKEKMMQRALLHFHNPKNYDLVYEALKIAKREDLIGYGKDCLIPPKPEDGGNKSVSKDNRRKKNSARNKK